The genomic DNA TTTGAACAATAAACATAAGAACTGTTACAAAAGAGAGTCTGAAACAATCATCATACTAATCTAACACCGTTAGAAACATCAAAAAGAACGACAATAACAAAAACACAGAGAAACAGAGCTTTCTTGCGGAAGAAGGTAAAGGCTGAGGAGATGGAGCAGCAGGTCTCTGTTTTCCAGCAGAAGCGGTAGTATTTTCTTTGGAGCAAGCTAAGTTACAACGACTAGGACGGACAATTCGGTACACACCAGAGCTCGTGAGCAAATGTATGTCCTTGTTATTGTCTTGTCCAAAAGAGTAGATGTAACCAAGAGCAGGTCCTGAGCTAGCTCCTCCTGGAGCCGCGGTACACTTCATGGGGGAATCCTTGCTGCAACTAAATGGTATTAGAGAGTCCGTGAAGTTTCCACTATCTTTTGGTGATTCGATCGCTGCCCACATTGCGTTTGCATAAAGATCTGCATACAAGTACCTgaaacaaaagggtttgaggatTTTAGTGATTTAGGGCTTCAgatttagtgtttatatatgGTTTAGTTTTTTGACTTACGTTCCATAAGAGCAAGGATCAGTGTTGGATCGATAGAAGTAACCTCCAATAATGGAAGCTGATCCTTCATGCTTGTTCACTTCAGAGTGGTTGTAACCGAGGATTGGGAATGTCAGGTTTGAATCCGCCGAGACATTTCTTCCGAAAGGCGATAACGGTGAGAAAACATAAGGTCCTTCGTAAGTTCTCCAGCCATAGTTTCCACCCATTGTTATGATATCAACTTCTTCATATGTATCCTGTTACATTTCAAACCCAAAGCTATATTTTAGTGAGAAACTCTGTATCATCACAGAGCTGGATGCTTGAACTGTaagaaaaaagacaaacctTTCCGACATCGGCGCACAAGAAGTAGTCTGGTCTTTCGGAATCAAAGCTGCAACGCCATGGATTTCGTAGCCCTAAAGCCCAAATCTCAGGCTGCTCATTTTCATTTCCTTGGAAAGGATTGTTCTTTGGGATAGAGTAGTTTCCCCATAAACCAAGCTTAGAGATTTCAGATACGCCTGCAGAGTATTAATCACACAAAAACTAAGagttaaaaaacacaaaatcaaaactccCAAATACAATGCTTAAGTGATCGATATCGTCACTTAACTTGGCATAACATCAACATCAAGCCTCAAGATTTTGCCAAGCAATGACTTCTTGTTCTGTGCAAAGTTGTGAGTATCTGAAACTCCTCCTCCGTCACCAGTCATGAGATACAAATAACCATCAGGTCCAAAGAGGATCTGACCACCGTGAGATGACGAATACGGAAGTCCCATAGTGAAAATCCTCCTCACTTCAGAGGCTTTACCAATCTTTGCCTACACAAAATCATAAAAGCAACAATCTCCTTTAGAATCTTGATCTCCAAGAAACTCagattttaatatgttttagggttttcataCTTTACCGTTGAAGGACTCGAGGAAGTACTGTTAGCAGTATACTCAGCCACAACGGTCTGATGACGACAAGGCTGCGCACCATCGTCTTTAGGTAGCTTAGAAGGATCACAATTTACATCAGAGTTGCAAGCACAACGACCAGAGCATCCAGGAGATTTGACTTTATCACAGTTAAAAGACGCGAAGAACCTCCCGTTCTCTGCGAACTTAGGATGAAACGCCATCCCCATCATACCAAACTGTGTATCGAAACTGACTTGATCGGTAATATCAACAAAAGGAGTCGATTCGTCAATTTCCATCGGTTTACCTGAATCTTGATCCGGTATTGTTCCTAACCAAATCTTACCAGGTTGGTTAGAGAAAAAGGCCCGGTTCGAACCATCAGGATGAGCAACCATGTTTAAGTAAGACCCGGTTGCTATCTTCTCAAGACATATTCCTTTAGGTGGCTTTACATCATCCTCATCACCACCAGTGTCTTTGTTAACCGGTTTAGCATTGAAGCatttggttatgttgttggatgGTCCACCAAAGGCGGTACAGAATTCGGTTTGGGATTTCCAAAGATCGGTTAACGTCGATGAATTAGAGGAAGCTGGACTAGGCGAGGTAGCACCACCTAGTAGAGTGGGACTAAAGGGAGAAGAGACAATGGAGATGTTCTGACATGAATCCCATAGTTTTGAGCATAAGTCTTGTGAAGTTGAGTTGCATAGAATTGGGATTTCAGAATTATCATCAAACAGTTGTCCTGAGGACTGATCACATTTCTGaggaaatttttaaaagaaaaaaaactcaagaagtTCAGAATCAATAGCTTTAAGCAGATCAATACTATTGCAAGCTATTGGGTAAGTGAAAGATTGATTCTTTTTATATGAGGTTGAGGATTTGATTTAGACTTACAGCACAGAGGATGGATTTGAGAAGGGAGGAACAGTTTGAGTCAGAGATGTTCATTGAGTTGGAGCGATTCTGCAATTGAATATCATCTTTGGAAGTACAGCAAGAACGTCCTGTGTAGGAATCGCAGAACTGGAGTGTCTCGTTGTTGTTGACCGGAGTCTCTGGACAAAAGACCAAAACGACATGAAGACAAGAACACTTATACTCAAAACGACATGAAGACAGAGTACACTACTTACTTGAATCTGAGCAAAGAGGATGAGAAGTTGTTGCAGATGTTAGAAGCAGAAGAAGGGAACAGAAGATAGTGATGGATTGATTCGTCTTTGCCATTATTGAAACTATGCAACAAcacaattctctctctctctctctctctctcaggagGAGGAGACTCAATgctatatatgtgtgtgtaggAGGACCATAGGAACATACATAGTTGTGTCTAAATACGAAATAGacgttgaatttttttttttgtcaaaatattaaagaaagCATATAGGAGTGAAAATGAATAAATTCTTGGATAGGGTGAAACGGTTACGCTAATTTGTCtatctcaaaattattaaattcgaTTGGTTATATGAATTTGTCAACCCCATCCTTCTCGAAGTTTAATTTTCGgaaaaagttttcaattttgttatttttttataatgaatgaaaagaaaatgtgACATAGTTTTCaaacttattttataataatgaaaaCTACGAGCAATTATAAATCCAATAACAATCAACCCATTTTGTTATATGAATCCAATAGTTTTCAAGCTTCTCTCTAATCTCTACTAGTAGCTCTCTCGAGCAActcattttattgttttttagttaattCATTTTTAAGTAACTCAGACAACACTATTTATatcaaaaccatataaaaaGAGTGTCGAGTAGCCTATTAATTACAGAACCATCCTTAAAGCAACAAGTTAACCCATAAACCGGGATGATTTGGCGCTTATAGAATTCTCTAAAcgtaaatattttcatatatatatata from Camelina sativa cultivar DH55 chromosome 2, Cs, whole genome shotgun sequence includes the following:
- the LOC104740319 gene encoding HIPL2 protein, which encodes MAKTNQSITIFCSLLLLLTSATTSHPLCSDSKTPVNNNETLQFCDSYTGRSCCTSKDDIQLQNRSNSMNISDSNCSSLLKSILCAKCDQSSGQLFDDNSEIPILCNSTSQDLCSKLWDSCQNISIVSSPFSPTLLGGATSPSPASSNSSTLTDLWKSQTEFCTAFGGPSNNITKCFNAKPVNKDTGGDEDDVKPPKGICLEKIATGSYLNMVAHPDGSNRAFFSNQPGKIWLGTIPDQDSGKPMEIDESTPFVDITDQVSFDTQFGMMGMAFHPKFAENGRFFASFNCDKVKSPGCSGRCACNSDVNCDPSKLPKDDGAQPCRHQTVVAEYTANSTSSSPSTAKIGKASEVRRIFTMGLPYSSSHGGQILFGPDGYLYLMTGDGGGVSDTHNFAQNKKSLLGKILRLDVDVMPSVSEISKLGLWGNYSIPKNNPFQGNENEQPEIWALGLRNPWRCSFDSERPDYFLCADVGKDTYEEVDIITMGGNYGWRTYEGPYVFSPLSPFGRNVSADSNLTFPILGYNHSEVNKHEGSASIIGGYFYRSNTDPCSYGTYLYADLYANAMWAAIESPKDSGNFTDSLIPFSCSKDSPMKCTAAPGGASSGPALGYIYSFGQDNNKDIHLLTSSGVYRIVRPSRCNLACSKENTTASAGKQRPAAPSPQPLPSSARKLCFSVFLLLSFFLMFLTVLD